A stretch of the Balaenoptera musculus isolate JJ_BM4_2016_0621 chromosome 18, mBalMus1.pri.v3, whole genome shotgun sequence genome encodes the following:
- the IL17D gene encoding interleukin-17D isoform X1: protein MPSSSHKSASWVEWCLDFGGARGAERDRFLVSGGRRSAPAPRSERSPSPVPQRKSWRRSCFQAPRAPLRVPFPLPRRLRPGGSSRRPDPANFPSSRGASFRSAPRGSARDVSAPPRPPEPLRGDAGATGLGAGGRRPAGAVAGPGGGRPEGGPAAGAGAGLRGPARGAPGAAVRAAGGRRARRLPPHAAAGPARAGAQRQLPGRGQARRPPLPAAHQPAQRVALGLQRRPAAARLQGPSSPCRISYDPGRFPRYLPEAYCLCRGCLTGPRGEEDVRLRSAPVLVPAVVLRRTPACAGGRAVYTEEYLTIPVGCTCMPGPDKDADGANSSLDKPARP from the exons ATGCCCAGTTCCAGCCATAAAAGTGCAAGCTGGGTAGAATGGTGCTTGGATTTCGGAGGTGCTAGGGGGGCAGAGAGGGACCGCTTCCTGGTGTCTGGGGGAAGGAGAAGCGCCCCCGCCCCCCGTTCGGAACGCTCTCCATCTCCAGTCCCTCAGAGGAAGTCGTGGCGAAGAAGCTGCTTCCAGGCCCCGCGCGCGCCTCTCCGGGTGCCCTTCCCGCTCCCGCGGCGCCTTCGTCCGGGAGGCTCGTCGCGGCGGCCGGACCCGGCCAACTTCCCTTCCAGCCGAGGCGCCTCCTTCCGCTCAGCGCCGCGCGGCTCCGCTCGGGACGTGTCCGCGCCTCCGCGACCACCGGAGCCACTTCGGGGCGATGCTGGGGCCACCG GTCTGGGCGCTGGTGGCCGGCGTCCTGCTGGCGCTGTcgccgggccgggcggggggcGCCCCGAGGGCGGGCCGGCGGCCGGCGCGGGCGCGGGGCTGCGCGGACCGGCCCGAGGAGCTCCTGGAGCAGCTGTACGGGCGGCTGGCGGCCGGCGTGCTCGGCGCCTTCCACCACACGCTGCAGCTGGGCCCGCGCGAGCAGGCGCGCAACGCCAGCTGCCCGGCCGGGGGCAGGCCCGCCGACCGCCGCTTCCGGCCGCCCACCAACCTGCGCAGCGTGTCGCCCTGGGCCTACAG CGAAGGCCAGCGGCTGCTCGGCTTCAGGGCCCGTCCTCTCCCTGCAGGATCTCCTACGACCCCGGCCGCTTCCCCAGGTACCTGCCCGAGGCCTACTGCCTGTGCCGGGGCTGCCTGACCGGGCCGCGCGGGGAGGAGGACGTGCGGCTGCGCAGCGCCCCGGTGCTCGTGCCCGCGGTGGTCCTGCGCCGGACCCCGGCCTGCGCGGGCGGCCGCGCCGTCTACACCGAGGAGTACCTCACCATCCCCGTGGGCTGCACCTGCATGCCCGGGCCGGACAAGGATGCAGACGGCGCCAACTCCAGCCTGGACAAGCCGGCCCGGCCCTGA
- the IL17D gene encoding interleukin-17D isoform X2 translates to MLGPPVWALVAGVLLALSPGRAGGAPRAGRRPARARGCADRPEELLEQLYGRLAAGVLGAFHHTLQLGPREQARNASCPAGGRPADRRFRPPTNLRSVSPWAYRRPFLEHLRLARISYDPGRFPRYLPEAYCLCRGCLTGPRGEEDVRLRSAPVLVPAVVLRRTPACAGGRAVYTEEYLTIPVGCTCMPGPDKDADGANSSLDKPARP, encoded by the exons ATGCTGGGGCCACCG GTCTGGGCGCTGGTGGCCGGCGTCCTGCTGGCGCTGTcgccgggccgggcggggggcGCCCCGAGGGCGGGCCGGCGGCCGGCGCGGGCGCGGGGCTGCGCGGACCGGCCCGAGGAGCTCCTGGAGCAGCTGTACGGGCGGCTGGCGGCCGGCGTGCTCGGCGCCTTCCACCACACGCTGCAGCTGGGCCCGCGCGAGCAGGCGCGCAACGCCAGCTGCCCGGCCGGGGGCAGGCCCGCCGACCGCCGCTTCCGGCCGCCCACCAACCTGCGCAGCGTGTCGCCCTGGGCCTACAG ACGCCCGTTTCTCGAGCACCTGCGCCTTGCTAG GATCTCCTACGACCCCGGCCGCTTCCCCAGGTACCTGCCCGAGGCCTACTGCCTGTGCCGGGGCTGCCTGACCGGGCCGCGCGGGGAGGAGGACGTGCGGCTGCGCAGCGCCCCGGTGCTCGTGCCCGCGGTGGTCCTGCGCCGGACCCCGGCCTGCGCGGGCGGCCGCGCCGTCTACACCGAGGAGTACCTCACCATCCCCGTGGGCTGCACCTGCATGCCCGGGCCGGACAAGGATGCAGACGGCGCCAACTCCAGCCTGGACAAGCCGGCCCGGCCCTGA
- the IL17D gene encoding interleukin-17D isoform X3 — translation MLGPPVWALVAGVLLALSPGRAGGAPRAGRRPARARGCADRPEELLEQLYGRLAAGVLGAFHHTLQLGPREQARNASCPAGGRPADRRFRPPTNLRSVSPWAYRISYDPGRFPRYLPEAYCLCRGCLTGPRGEEDVRLRSAPVLVPAVVLRRTPACAGGRAVYTEEYLTIPVGCTCMPGPDKDADGANSSLDKPARP, via the exons ATGCTGGGGCCACCG GTCTGGGCGCTGGTGGCCGGCGTCCTGCTGGCGCTGTcgccgggccgggcggggggcGCCCCGAGGGCGGGCCGGCGGCCGGCGCGGGCGCGGGGCTGCGCGGACCGGCCCGAGGAGCTCCTGGAGCAGCTGTACGGGCGGCTGGCGGCCGGCGTGCTCGGCGCCTTCCACCACACGCTGCAGCTGGGCCCGCGCGAGCAGGCGCGCAACGCCAGCTGCCCGGCCGGGGGCAGGCCCGCCGACCGCCGCTTCCGGCCGCCCACCAACCTGCGCAGCGTGTCGCCCTGGGCCTACAG GATCTCCTACGACCCCGGCCGCTTCCCCAGGTACCTGCCCGAGGCCTACTGCCTGTGCCGGGGCTGCCTGACCGGGCCGCGCGGGGAGGAGGACGTGCGGCTGCGCAGCGCCCCGGTGCTCGTGCCCGCGGTGGTCCTGCGCCGGACCCCGGCCTGCGCGGGCGGCCGCGCCGTCTACACCGAGGAGTACCTCACCATCCCCGTGGGCTGCACCTGCATGCCCGGGCCGGACAAGGATGCAGACGGCGCCAACTCCAGCCTGGACAAGCCGGCCCGGCCCTGA